AAAACCCGGCGAAACCATAAAGGCGACGCGGTTCTCGGCCAGGTCGGGCGTTTGGTCAAGCAACAGCGACGCCACTCCGTACGAAGCATCCAGTAAATGTTGGTATGTATACGTTTGATTGTCGGAGACAATGGCTTGGTTGCCCGCGTGTCGGGAGGCGTTTTTGACTAACTGTAGCATAGGTTAAATAGGAAAGGTCCAAAGCTATCGGAAAAGAGTCATTTTGCCAAAAGTACCTGTAGAGATTGCTGAATGTTTCTCCTCATCGGGGGCCGTACTTCTTTCTATGTTTTTCAGCCCGCTTTGGAGAAAGGTTGTGGGTGTTCTTAGCTAATATAACGCTTAGGCCAACTGCCGCACTACGGGCGGAGAAGACGGGTGAATTTACATTTGCCCTCACTTTGTTACAAAAAAAGAGGATATTTACCCTCACTTTGTGATATAAAAATTCTATTTTTGCCCTCACTTTATGTAAAAGTAGATGTATAAGCGTACAATTACTAAGGAACTTGAACGTTGGAAGGCTTCTTCAGGGCGTAAACCCTTATTGCTTCGGGGAGCACGGCAGGTAGGCAAAACGACGGTTATCAACGACTTTGCAAAGCAGTACCGGCAGTATATTTATCTTAACCTGGAACGGAAGGAAGATGCGGCAATTTTTCGGAATTTTACGCACTTTTCTTCGTTGGTAGAAGCTGTTTTTTTCTTAAAAGAAAAAGATATACAGCAATCTGATACACTTTTGTTTATTGATGAGATTCAGGAAGTACCCGAAGCGATTAATCTTCTTCGGTATTTTTACGAAGATTTTCCGAAGTTGCACGTAGTAGCGGCAGGGTCGTTGTTGGAGGCAGTGCTGACCGAGCACATAACCATGCCCGTCGGAAGGGTCGAATACAAAGTCATACGACCCATGACCTTCAGTGAATTTTTGGAAGCTATGGGTGAAAAAGCGGCACTCCAGCAGTTTAATAAAATCCCTATTTCCGACTTTGCCCACGACAAACTTCTTCATTTATTTCATACCTATACGTTGATTGGCGGAATGCCCGAAGTGGTAAAACACTACGTAGAAAACCGAAATCTAACGGCTTTGCAGTCTATTTATGAGTCATTGTTGGTGGCTTACATGAACGATGTCGAGAAATACGCCCGTAACAGTTCGATGGTTCAGGTGATTCGGCACGTGATTCGAAGTATGAGCTTTGAGGCAGGAAATCGTATCAAATTTCAGAATTTTGGACAATCCAACTACGGGAGTCGGGAAGTGGGAGAGGCTGTTCGAACCATTGAAAAAGCTCTTTTGCTGCATTTGGCATACCCCTGCACGAGTACTGAGTTACCGTTGTTTCCTGACCATAAGAAATCGCCTCGTTTGCATTTGTTAGATACCGGTCTGATGAATTATTTAGCAGGCATTCAGAAAGATATTATCGGTACCAACGACTTAGATCTGCTTTATAAAGGCAAAGTAGCCGAGCAAATCGTAGGACAGGAATTACTGGGTTCTAAATTTAACGTATTGAGTGAGTTGAATTTTTGGACACGGGAGAAAAAAGAGGCTACTGCCGAGGTGGATTTTGTCTGTGTTTTTGATGGCCTTATTATTCCTGTTGAAGTTAAATCAGGCTCTACAGGAAGGCTCCGTTCACTGCATTTATTTATGGACAGCGCTCCTCATCAGTGGGCGGTTAGGCTGTATGCGGGTCAATTGGGTATAGATCGACTGAAGACCCCCAACGGAAAGGAATATTCTTTGCTTAATTTGCCCTACTATTTAACAGGCCAAATAGAATTATATATCAATTGGTTGATACAACAGCCGGCCAATGGGTAACTGATTTTATAATCGGCAAAGTATTTCTCCAAATCGCCCTCTTTGGGTGAAAGTTCTGATGCGATCATAGTGAAGTTTTGAGACCCTAAACAACTGACGAAAACGATAGAAATACCCCTACCTCGCCACTTCATGAGGCGCAGCAAAGACCGGGCCGTAGCCGCCAAAAATGTGCAAGATCGGTAATACCCGAAAGGCAGCTGCAATACGCATATCGCCGAAGAAACCGTGAAGTGGTTAAAAATGCCGGAACGTGAATATGCTTTGCCGCCTGAAAATCTGACGAGATGGGCACTCTTTGCAAAACGTTCAGAACTTTTTATAAAGCCGTCTTGTAACAGTTTGTTGTATCAATTAATGCAGCGGCCTTTCTTTTACAATGCCGCCGCGGGCATCGTCTATGCCGTGCTGAACGATGAACGCCAAGGGGTCGATTTCGGCAATGGCGTCGCGCAGGCGGCTTACTTCCAGCCGCGTCACGACCGAATACAGAACTTTGGTGGCTTCTGCCTGTTCGCCGCGCTTTCCAAACCCTTTTTCGCTGTTGAGCACTGTTACTCCTTTGTTCAGTTTGTCGGTGATCAATTCCCTGATTTCTTCGTGGTGGTCTGATACAATCCACACGGCCGTGTATTCTTCAATACCATGAATCAGAAAATCAACGGTTTTGGAGGCGGTAAAATAGGTCAGCATGGAATAAAGGGCAATATCGACGCCTAAAAAGTAAGCGGCAGCGGCAAAAATAAATATGTTCATGCCGAGAATAACATCACCGACCCGAACCCCCGAATTGCGGCGACTCACCAATAAGGCGGCTACTTCCGTACCGTCCAAAACGGCCCCGCCCCGCATGGCCAGGCCGATACCGGCTCCGATGAAAAAGCCCCCGAAAACCGAGGTCAACAGTAAGTCGGGCGTGACATCGGGAAATTTCACGAGTGCCAGACAGACGGCCAGCCCGGTAATGGCCACGGTGCTTTTGATGGCAAATGCGCGGCCGATTTGCCGATACCCAATGATGATAAACGGCAGGTTGATAATGGGAATAAGAAAAGCCAGAGGAATGCGAAAAAGAGAAGACAGCAGCATGGAGATGCCCGTTACGCCGCCGTCGATGAAGTGACTGGAAAGTAAGAAGCCTTTCAGGCCCAACGCGGCGCTGAAAATGCCCACGATAATCAATACGGCATCTTTGGCCAATGAACGTTTTGTGATACCCTGCATCTGTCAATGATAGAAATTAAGTGGTGGTGATATGATTTTTAACGCAAAAAAGAGAATATCGTTTCCTAATCCCTCAAAATGAGGCGCTTTTTCCAATAGATACAATTACACCAAATTCGATGAAATTCGCAACAGTCTCGATAGATATATCAGTACATCGTTTTACTCAACAATAGACCGTTCGCGCCGCCAAGACGGGCAAACACGTTATTTTTGAGAAACCTATAAAGGCCCCGGTCGATGCCGAATTTACTTCCGAAAATGCTGATACGGAAAAAACTAAAATTGATTTGGCAGTTCGTGCAACTTCCTTGTTTGTTTTCTCATCTTATTGGCAAAACAGCCATGAGATGAAAGAGTTGCCGGTTACGTTAAATGGGTTATTGGGGGGAATAGGTATCTTCATTGGTCTTGTTTGGGTACTGTTTTTTGTAGTACGCTCCGAAAAAATGCTTCAAAAATCCATGAAACTCAACGTTCTCTTTTTTGGTAAAAAAGCCAATCAGGAATACGCTGTGCGCCTGTTAAATCGTCTGTTCAGGCTGATGAACGATGAAAAACCGTATTTAGAAAAGGATATTTCCCCGGAATTACTGGCTCTTCGTTTGAATGTGACGGCGGAGCAGCTTACCAACGTGATCAATGATACTTTGGAGCAGGGTTTTCCCGAACTGATCTCCACCTACCGCATACAGGAAGCCAAGCGTTTGCTGGTCACGCCGGAGTTTCAACACAGTAAGCCGGAAGAGATCGCGGCCAGAGTAGGCTACGAATCCATCGCGTTGTTTGACGAGGCCTTCAAAAAGTTTACGGAACAGACGCCTACGGAATACAAAAAGCGAATGAATATGATTTGCCTTTAAAAAAGGATAGATTCTCCGCTTCTTCTTGCCAAATCGAAAGGAGTTCCTACATTTGAGGAACCTAAACCTTTATAAGTATGAATTGGCTTTTTGCATTTTTATACCGCCTGTTTGGCTGGGGTATTCTTGGCCGTGTTCCGAAAGAACTCAAAAAAGCGATCTGGGTCGTGTGTCCGCACTGGGGCAGCGGCGATTTTTTTATCGGCGTGGGCGCCAGGGCCTGCATTGGCGTTAAAATGGGTTTTTTGGGAAAAAGCTCCCTTTTTAAATGGTACTCCGCCTGGTTTTTTCGAGGGTTGGGAGGGTATCCGGTGTATCGTGAAAAATCCAATAATTTGGTGGATGCCGTAGCCGAAACCTTCAAACAAAACGAACACATCCACATTGCCATTGCGCCCGAAGGAACCCGCAGCAACACCTCAAAACTAAAGACCGGTTTTTATTTTATGGCCCTGAAAGCACAGGTGCCGCTGGTACTCGTGGGCTTTGATCATTCCCGCAAGCTGGTGGTTTTCGGGGAGCCGATTTCCCTCACCGGAGATTATGCCAAAGACATGAAGCCCTTTTATGATTTCTACATGACGATTCAAAGTCCTAAAAAAGAATGGCTGCAAATGTATGCGCAGACGGGCGTGATTCCCTTTCCGAAAGAACAGAAGGAGGAAAGGTAGAGAAACCGTAAAACCGCGAAACTGAAAAATAAAAAACCGAAAAAGGTAAATTGGAATGTTCGGTTAAACGGTTTTCAAAAATGCGGCAATGCGTTCGCTCGCCAAGCCGTCGCCGTAGGGGTTGGTGGCCTCCGACATTTGGCGGTACAGCGTTGGGTTTTCCCACAATTCACTGACCGACCGCATGATCGAGTCACGATTGGCTCCGACGAGTTTGACGGTGCCGGCCTCGACGGCCTCGGGGCGCTCGGTGGTGTCGCGCATGACCAACACGGGTTTGCCCAAGCCGGGGGCTTCTTCCTGTACGCCGCCGGAGTCGGTTAAAATAACCCAACTGTTTTTCATGGCGTACACAAAATCGGTGTAATCCATCGGCGCGGGCAAATGCACATTGGGGAGGTCGCCCAACCGGTCATGCACGGGCTGCTGCACATTGGGGTTCAGATGAACGGGATACACGATTTCAAGAGTGGGGTATTTTTCGGCCAAATGCCGCAGGGCATCACAGATTTGAATAAATCCACCGCCAAAGTTCTCGCGTCGATGCCCCGTTACGAGCAGGACGTTTCGCCCCGACGCAAAAATGGTTTGTATGGCAGTAGGTATGTCTGCCGAGAAATGCGCAGCCCGCTCGCTGACGTACAGTAACGCATCAATGACGGTATTGCCCGTTTTGACAATGAGTTCAGGAGCAATGCCTTCGGCCAACAGGGCCCGGACATTGCGGTCGGTTGGGGCAAAATAATAATTCGCTAACCGGTCGGTAAGGAGGCGGTTGGCCTCTTCGGGGTACGGCGATTGGAGGTTTCCCGTTCGCAATCCCGCTTCCACGTGTGCGATCTTAATTCCTGCATAAAATGCCGCCAACGATGCGGCCATGCACGTAGTGGTATCGCCATGAACCAGTACAATGTCCGGACGATACGATTGAAAAAGACTGCGCAGTCCCGTCAGGATGCGGCAGGTAATATCGGTCAGGTCCTGCCCGGCCTGCATAATATTGAGGTCAAAGTCGGGCGTCAGCTCAAAAATATCCAGCACTTGGTCCAGCATGTAGCGATGCTGCCCCGTCACGCACAGTTTATGCTCAAAATGTGGGTCCTGCTGCAAACGCCGCACCACCATCGCCATTTTGATGGCTTCGGGGCGAGTACCGAAAATGGTCAGTAACTTCAACTTCATGGAAGAATGGAGTAAATGGGCGATGGAATGAGTTTGCTGTTGACAAACAATTCCTCGAAAAAGAACATACTAAAAGCACGCCGGCTTTGCTACAATTGTGCAAGCGTTTCGGGTTTCCAGCCTACCGCTATGATGAGGCCTTCTTTCTCGATCACGGGACGCTTGATGACCGACGGTTTTTCCATCATGAGCGCTATGGCGCTTTCATCGTCCTGCACCGCGCTTTTTTGTTCGTCAGAGAGTTGCTTCCACGTAGTGCCGGCGCGGTTGATGAACGTCTCTTTGGGGTATTGCGTCAGCCACAGCGCCAGTTTTTCGGGCGTAATGCCCTGCTTTTTATAATCGTGAAACGTGTAGGGAAGTTGGTGCTCTTTCAGGGCGGTTACTGCTTTTTTGACGGTGTCGCAGTTGGGAATTCCGTAGACAGTCAGCATGAGGATTAAGAAAGTATTGGTGAATTGTGGCGCAAAGTAGAAAACTTTTTTGAGTAAGGGATGTTAAACAGAGATGAAACTTATTCTGAGAACGCACGTTAACCGCACTTTTCAACAGGTTTGGAAAGGCTTTGATGAAACACTTTTTCGCCGGTTGAGCCCGCCGTTTCCGCCCGTTCGGGTGGTTCGTTTTGAGGGTTGTCGGAAAGGAGATACGGTAGAATTGGAGCTTGATTTTCTGCTGTTCAAACAACGCTGGACCAGTGTGATCACGGAGCAGCAGTCGACCAATGCGGAAATCTTTTTTATCGATGAAGGTGTAAAGCTCCCTTTTTTTCTGAGCTATTGGCAGCACCGTCACCGCATTATCAAAGACGGCGAACACGCGGTCATTGCCGATGAGATTGAATTCCGCACGCCTTTCTTACTGACAAACTTCCTGTTTTATCCCCTTCTGTATGCACAATTTCTGTACCGGAAGCCCATTTACCGAAAAATATTTTCGTAACGGAAAGGGTTAGACATCAGCAGCGCTATCTAACGGCTCATGTCGCGGAGCAGCTTATTGGCAAAGATAAATTCGTTCAATTCGGCTACCTTGGAATGGGTGATCGTGGCACTGTCGCCTTCCCAGACTTTGTGGCCTTTGTATAAAAACATCACCTTTTCGCCGATTTCAAGGACCGAGTTCATGTCGTGCGTGATCACCACGGTCGTAATGTGGTATTCGTCGGTGATTTCCTTAATGAGTTCGTCAATTTTGATGGAGGTGAGCGGGTCCAAACCCGAGTTAGGCTCATCACAAAACAAATACTTAGGATTCATCACAATGGCGCGCGCAATGCCGACGCGCTTTTTCATGCCGCCGCTGATCTCGGAGGGCATGCGTCCGGCGGCCTGTTCGAGCCCGACGCGGGTGAGGCACACCGCAACCCGGTCGTCTTTTTCACTTTCACTCATTTCGGTGAGCATTTCCAACGGGAAACGCACATTTTGGGCCACGGTCTTGGAGTCAAACAGTGCTCCGCCCTGAAAAAGCACGCCCATTTCACGACGGATCTGCTTGCGGGTCTCTTCATCATTGTTCCAAAAATCCCGTCCGTTGTACTCCACAATCCCTTTGTCGGGCCTGACCAATCCGATGAGGCATTTGAGCAGCACGCTTTTACCGGTGCCGCTCCCGCCAATGATCAAATTGGTATCGCCGGACTTAAAGGTTCCGGAGACGTTTTCCAATACCATTCGTCCATCGAAGGACTTACAAATGTCGGTGAATTGAATCATGATCGGTTACATATCAGCATCAGGATTCCAGGGTTCGCCCATTGCCCCTGACTCCTCTTCTTTGGCGGCCAATTCAGCATCTTCTTTTTTTGTACGCTCTACCCAAGCCGAAACCAAAATGCTGACTTCGTATAAAAGTGTCAATGGCATGGCTACCAATACTTGGCTGAGTACATCCGGAGAGGGAGTAATGACCGCCGCCAGAATCAGAATGACCACAAAGGCGTGCTTGCGGTACTCGCGCATGAAGCGGGGGTTCAGAAAACCGATCCGCGACAGGATAAACGCAACGACCGGCAACTGGAACGTGAGGCCGCAGGCAAGGGTCAACACAGAGATTAGGCCGATGTATGAGGTGATGTCAAACTGGTTTTTAATGCTGGGATCTAATTTGAAGTTGGCTAAAAAGTTGATAGCCAAGGGAGAAACAATATAATAGCCGAAAAAGACGCCCGACAAAAACAGAAAAGTAACGTAGAAGACCGCCCCCCGCGATATGCGCCGTTCAGAAGGCTTCAGGCCGGGCTTGATAAAACGCCATACTTCCCAAAAAGAGTAAGGAAACGCAAACAACAGACCGATGATCACGGATGAAAGCAGTGCCATGGTAAATTGGCCCGCCATTTCACGGCTCTGTAATTCAAAGTCTAATTTGTCAATGCAAAGTCCTTCGGCACCGGTAAAAGCGGCCAGTTTACAAAGCATCCGATAGGTCCAAAAATCAGGTTTGGAAGGGCCCAGAATGATTTTGTCATAGATTTCTTCAATATAAACAAAAGCAGCAATGGTAAAAATTAAGATCGCCCCCACGGCCCGGATCACGTGCCAACGCAATTCTTCAAGGTGGTCGATGAAACTCATTTCGTCGCCGGTGGCTGTCTCTTTGTCAAATTCTTGGTCGAGTGGCATTGGTTATGGTTATTGATACTGTTCACTTTATGTTACGCAACGCAGGGAATACAGTCTTATGTTAAAATACACAGCGCTGTACAAACTACCCCATACAAACGTACAAAGGTACACGCTTAGACGCTTTTGCGTTACAATTTCTTTAAAAATTAGGTTCAGTTTTGGGCTTCTAGCCGGTTTTTACGACTTTTGAGAAAGATTTAGTCACTGATTTTAAGTGGAATTTAATGGATTAGGCGTAAATTGTCTCAGTTATTCCCCCCTAAAATCACGGACAGCAACTTAAATACATCCACATAATGGCTTCACTCCCAAAAAATATCCTGACTTTTGAGGAGCCCTTCGGTGATACCAACGGTCGTAAGGCAGAACTGACAAGTGCTTTGGAAGGATATCGCAGTCTGCTCGAAAAAAAAATGGAAGACTTAAAAATAGATGCCACCGAAATGGGTAAGCAGGTGCTCATTATCGGAGGTACTGTTGCGGCGGTTTACCTCTTGCTTAATACCCTGTTGCCGGAGGAGGAAACGCATCATAACGTCAAACCGTCGAGCAACCTTCCGACTGTCATAGAGCGCCATGAGCAAAAAACATCGTGGGTTACCAAGGCCGTCACTTCGTATGTCGTGACGTGGATATTGGGAATCGCACAACAAAAATTAATGGATTTTTTGGCTATTCAGCAAAATACGAATGCAGGCACAAATACGAACGAAACTTCAAAATAATCGTAAAAACGGGCGAAAGGCGTTCGCAGTGTTGCTCGACCCGGACAAGGTGGAGTTGGAGTCGTTTCCGTTTATGCTCGCCGAAAGTGTGCGTTTCGGTGTCGATTTTTTCTTTGTGGGAGGAAGCCTCATTACCCGTTACACTTCGGATGAGATCATTGCCGCTATTCACAAACATACCCACATACCTGCCATTCTTTTTCCGGGAAACAGCCTGCACATTGAACCTTCAGCGGATGCGATCCTGCTTTTGTCGCTCATTTCGGGCCGAAATCCCGAGTTGCTCATCGGTCAGCACGTCATTGCGGCACCGCTCCTGAAAAAAAGTAAACTGGAAATTTTGCCAACGGGCTACATGCTCGTGGAAAGCGGCCGCGCTACCACTGTCTCTTATATCAGCAATACCACGCCCATTCCGCACGATAAGCCCGGGGTAGCGGCCTGTACGGCCATGGCCGGCGAATTGTTGGGGTTGCAGATCATGTACCTGGATGCCGGAAGCGGAGCTCAAAAGCCCGTATCGGCTGATATGATCGCGGCGGTACGACAGGCCGTCGATACCCCTATCGTGGTGGGCGGAGGAATCAATTCGGTGGAAAAAGCGCGTCTGGCGCTGGAAGCGGGGGCCGATGTGATCGTGGTTGGAAACGGCATTGAGAAAAACCCTGACCTTTTACCTGAAATTGCGCAGGCGGTCAAAAGCTTTAATGAAAAAATAGCGGCCTGAGCCGTTTCGTTTAATTTCCCGAAGGCTTCCCTTTTTTCGTTTCTTCTTTGGCATCGGCACGCGGAGCATAGGGGTCGTAAGAGAAGCGGTTGATGTAAAATACCTCACGAGGGGCACCGATCCATTTTTCACTGCCGATCTTCTGGTAACCGTACGCCAAAAAATAACGGTCGTACCACGCCGCCAAAAGGCTGCGCTCATTGTCGACAATGCGGTCATTGTCGTCGGCGCTTTTGATGGTAAAGACTTCTTTTTCACGAACTACCCTGTTTCGCTCGATCACTGCCGTGGTGATCTTGCCGTCTTTGGGGTAGCCCAGCAGGAGGAGCCCGTCGCGACGCGAAACCTGTACCATGGGCAAAAGCTCAATGCTTTCGACGTTTTCGAGGGCAAAGCAATTGTCCCACAGTAGATTTCCCCCTTTGTCAAATCCACAGACAATGGCATGGGTGTAGCGAAAACCATCAAATTCGCGGTTGGGGTTTCGGGAGGCCATGCCGCTGTAATACATATTTCCGTTCTTGTACACGGGAAAGTACACCTCCGCCACTAAAATGAATTCATCATTGGACTTGATGATCTCATGCACCAGCAGACGATACCGAAATTTAGGCTCTTTTCCTTCTTCCTTTCGTTTGGATATTTTTTCCACTACGCGCTGTTTGCGCTTAGGCTTCAGGTAATTAAAAAAGTTTTCCAATTTTGAAAAGTCAACCCACTGCAATTTTTCGGGCTCGGCATCTTTGATCTTTGAAAAATACAACCCCTGTGAATACTGCGTACAGCCCTGTGCATAATTGCCGACAATGAGCGAAGATGTCTCATCCAGCGGCAGGATCTTTCCGGAGATCAGGCCGTTGTTGTCTTCAAAAGGCATGGTCGTGGTTTTGAGCAGTTTGCCTTCGTACGAATAGGTTTTGATGGTAAACTGACAATCGCCGCGTTTGATGGTATAGAGCAATACATTGAGTTGATTGCGCTGCTCATCAAGCTCGATGTTGCTGATCTCGGTATTGGTGGTGTACAGATACGGCAGCGCCTTGATGCTTTTATCGAAAAAGGAAAAAGCCATCACTACCGGCCGGCTGTGGTGGTAGCCGCCGATGAAGGCCGTATTGCCCAATACTTTAAAGTGCACAATGTCGGCGCGGGTCAGCAGGTCACCTTTAAAGGTTTCGATTTCGCCGTTGTGAAGGTCTACACGCAGTACGGTGAGCTTGTCACTGTCGGTTTCCTGAAGAAGCCAAAAGAGGTAATGTTGATTGTGGTAAGTTTTAATGGGGTGCAGTTCATACGACAGTTTATACTCTGTCGTCCATTGCTGCTTCAACAAAGAATCAAACCGAAAAAAAGACCATTTTTCGTTGCCGTAATATTCTTCTCTACGCTGTGTGACCAGCAAACCCTCTTTGTCGAGCGGGGTTACGTCAAAATATTCGTCGTTGGTTTGGCTGACTTTAAACTCCAGTCGCAATGATTGCTCCAATTGGGCCTGCACTTCCGAGATCAAAGCGCCGGCGCAGATCAATAAGCTAAGCAGTTGTTTCAACTTTTTCATTTCTTGACTGTTAGGTGCTGAACGGTTAATGCTTGGGCATCAACGATCGGCAGGAATAAAAATAATGAACGGCTTGGATAAATTCAACCTTTTGGACAACTGCCGCAGGTTGAAGATACGAAAATACGATTAATTTATTATTTGCTTGCTGAATTTGAACTACTTTTACGACTCGTTTGAGCTGTTATTTGTTACCGGGCTTCCATTTTATCGGCTTCATTTATAACAATAACGAATCATCACGAATAAAGGGTTAATGAATACGTAATTATGCACATAGAATCAATTCTCAGGACGTATATCCAAAGCGCATTACAGGAAATTTATAACGTCACGGAAGAAACAATCCTGCTCCAACCGACCAAAAAAGACTTTGAAGGTTTTTATACGTTTGTTACTTTTCCCTACACCAAAAGCCTCCGCAAACCTCCCGTCGAAATCGGTAATGCCCTGGGGCAGTACCTGCTGGAAAAATCGGGCGTGGTGAGCAAATTTAACGTAGTGCAGGGGTTTCTCAACCTCAGCATCGCCGAATCGGCCTGGATCGAAGCCCTCAATACGCTGGCGCTTGATCCCGATTTTGGCTTTTCTCCCGCCAACGGCCACTCCGTCATGGTGGAGTTTTCGTCGCCCAATACCAATAAGCCGCTGCACCTGGGCCATTTACGGAATAACTTTCTGGGGGATTCGGTTTCCCGAATTCTGAAAGCCAATGGCTTTGATGTGGTCAAAACCTGTTTGGTCAACGACCGGGGCATTCACATCTGTAAGTCGATGCTGGCCTATGCTAAACTCGGCAACGGCGAAACGCCCGAATCGTCGGGATTGAAAGGCGACCACCTGATCGGGAAGTATTACGTCCTGTTTGATAAAGAATACAAACGGCAGATCGAAACACTCACGGCCGAGGGCATGACCAAAGAAGAGGCGGAGAAAAAAGCGCCTTGGATGCTCGAAGCGCAGCAATTGCTCCTGAAATGGGAGCAGGGCGATGCCGAAACGCTGGCGCTCTGGAAGCAAATGAACGAGTGGGTGTATGCCGGTTTTAATGATACTTACCAAAAGATCGGCGTCAGTTTTGACAAGACCTATTATGAATCCAATACGTACCTTTTGGGCAAAGATGCTGTGGATGAAGGCCTGGAAAAAGGCGTGTTCTTCAAAAAGCCGGACAATTCGGTTTGGATCGACCTCTCGGCCGAAGGCCTGGACGAAAAACTGGTGTTGCGCGGGGACGGTACCTCCGTGTATATGACGCAGGATCTGGGCACCACCGACCTGAAATTTACCGATTTTCGGACTGATAAGTCGATTTGGGTCGTGGGCAATGAGCAGGACTACCATTTTCAGGTGCTGTTTGCCATTCTCAAACGCCTGGGCCGTACCTACGCCGACGGGTGCTATCACCTGAGCTACGGCATGGTGGATCTGCCGTCGGGCAAGATGAAATCGCGGGAAGGCACGGTGGTGGACGCCGATGAATTGGTGGCGGAAGTAACTGCGGCAGCGGCCGAAGAAGGCAACGCTAAAGGAAAAATTGATGATTTCAGCGAAGCCGAAAAGCAAAAGCTGTTTTCGATGCTGGGCTTAGGGGCCCTGAAATATTACCTCCTGAAAGTAGACCCTCAAAAACGAATGCTCTTCAATCCCGCCGAGTCGGTGGAGCTGCACGGGCATACGGGACCGTTTATCCAATACACCCACGCCCGTACGCGCTCGGTGCTTAGAAAGGCCGTCCAGCTGGGCGTAGAATGGGCAAAGCCGGCGATGACGGTACCGCTGACGGATTCGGAAAAAGAAGTGATCTTCTGCCTTACGCAGTTTCCTGACCGGGTGGCCGATGCCGGACGAAACTACTCCCCGGCCCTGATCTCGCAGTACGCCTACGAATTGGCCAAGGCCTACAACACCTTTTATGCCGACGTATCGATCCTGCAGGAACCCAACGCCGAAGCACAGCAGGTGCGTCTGCTGCTTTCGCAGGCCGTAGCCGACAGCATCCAAAAAGCTATGGGATTGTTGGGGATTGACGTACCCGAAAGAATGTAAGCACAAGTCGGGAGAGACGCTGTTTGAAGACGGCGTTTCTCCCGACGTCTAAGAATATTTGGTAAAACCGACTTTCTCCATCATACGCTCGGGGCGGGCAAGGGCCGTAAAGCCAAACTGCTCATACAGTCCGTGCGCGTCGGCCGTGGCCAACGACCATCTTCGGAAGCCCTGCAACTCGGGTGTTTTCTCTAAAATACACTCCATCAGCCATTTCGACAGGCCCTGGCTGCGATATTCTTCCAAAATAAACACATCTGCTAAATAACCGAAGGTGGCAA
Above is a window of Runella slithyformis DSM 19594 DNA encoding:
- the argS gene encoding arginine--tRNA ligase codes for the protein MHIESILRTYIQSALQEIYNVTEETILLQPTKKDFEGFYTFVTFPYTKSLRKPPVEIGNALGQYLLEKSGVVSKFNVVQGFLNLSIAESAWIEALNTLALDPDFGFSPANGHSVMVEFSSPNTNKPLHLGHLRNNFLGDSVSRILKANGFDVVKTCLVNDRGIHICKSMLAYAKLGNGETPESSGLKGDHLIGKYYVLFDKEYKRQIETLTAEGMTKEEAEKKAPWMLEAQQLLLKWEQGDAETLALWKQMNEWVYAGFNDTYQKIGVSFDKTYYESNTYLLGKDAVDEGLEKGVFFKKPDNSVWIDLSAEGLDEKLVLRGDGTSVYMTQDLGTTDLKFTDFRTDKSIWVVGNEQDYHFQVLFAILKRLGRTYADGCYHLSYGMVDLPSGKMKSREGTVVDADELVAEVTAAAAEEGNAKGKIDDFSEAEKQKLFSMLGLGALKYYLLKVDPQKRMLFNPAESVELHGHTGPFIQYTHARTRSVLRKAVQLGVEWAKPAMTVPLTDSEKEVIFCLTQFPDRVADAGRNYSPALISQYAYELAKAYNTFYADVSILQEPNAEAQQVRLLLSQAVADSIQKAMGLLGIDVPERM
- a CDS encoding geranylgeranylglyceryl/heptaprenylglyceryl phosphate synthase; translated protein: MQAQIRTKLQNNRKNGRKAFAVLLDPDKVELESFPFMLAESVRFGVDFFFVGGSLITRYTSDEIIAAIHKHTHIPAILFPGNSLHIEPSADAILLLSLISGRNPELLIGQHVIAAPLLKKSKLEILPTGYMLVESGRATTVSYISNTTPIPHDKPGVAACTAMAGELLGLQIMYLDAGSGAQKPVSADMIAAVRQAVDTPIVVGGGINSVEKARLALEAGADVIVVGNGIEKNPDLLPEIAQAVKSFNEKIAA
- the tatC gene encoding twin-arginine translocase subunit TatC, with product MPLDQEFDKETATGDEMSFIDHLEELRWHVIRAVGAILIFTIAAFVYIEEIYDKIILGPSKPDFWTYRMLCKLAAFTGAEGLCIDKLDFELQSREMAGQFTMALLSSVIIGLLFAFPYSFWEVWRFIKPGLKPSERRISRGAVFYVTFLFLSGVFFGYYIVSPLAINFLANFKLDPSIKNQFDITSYIGLISVLTLACGLTFQLPVVAFILSRIGFLNPRFMREYRKHAFVVILILAAVITPSPDVLSQVLVAMPLTLLYEVSILVSAWVERTKKEDAELAAKEEESGAMGEPWNPDADM
- a CDS encoding GNAT family N-acetyltransferase; this translates as MSLLNTLVCEFQKDAFVISTDKSKLDIKLIHDYLSNHSYWAENIPREIVERSIQNSLCFGLYHHNRQIGFARVTTDFATFGYLADVFILEEYRSQGLSKWLMECILEKTPELQGFRRWSLATADAHGLYEQFGFTALARPERMMEKVGFTKYS
- a CDS encoding ABC transporter ATP-binding protein, with protein sequence MIQFTDICKSFDGRMVLENVSGTFKSGDTNLIIGGSGTGKSVLLKCLIGLVRPDKGIVEYNGRDFWNNDEETRKQIRREMGVLFQGGALFDSKTVAQNVRFPLEMLTEMSESEKDDRVAVCLTRVGLEQAAGRMPSEISGGMKKRVGIARAIVMNPKYLFCDEPNSGLDPLTSIKIDELIKEITDEYHITTVVITHDMNSVLEIGEKVMFLYKGHKVWEGDSATITHSKVAELNEFIFANKLLRDMSR